The Paenibacillus sp. FSL H7-0357 nucleotide sequence AAGCGCTTTGGATTCCGAGGGCGCAAGCTCTCCCCGTTTTACCAGCTCCTCAACTACCTTTTCCACCTTTTCCTTGCTGACAATGGTGAGGCCCACTCCTAAAGAGATTGCTTTTTTGAACAAATCACTCATAGTACTTTCCCCCCAAAGATTCCAGTTATGGATAAAGTATACCCCTTGTCGGAGCATTTCACAAAGGAAGCAGCCGCAAGGGGTATCATTTTATTGCAATCTCAAATTATCTGGGAATACGTGCCGCCCAGGTCGCCGCCCGAAGAATCAATTCACGGACCGCCGGATGCCGGAACGAAGGCTCATGATGTCCGGGCATAATATAGACAACCCGTCCCAGTCCGTAGCTGTGGCACCAGGCTGCCGGCAATCTTTCGCCCTCATATTCATACTCCAGCAGAATGGTCTTCTCGGTAAAGGGATCGAATTCAAACCGGTATGGCTCTTCATCGAGCTGGAAGTCTTCCATTCCCTCTGTAATATCATGCTCCATCACTTTGAAGTTCAGCGGAGCATAGGGCGGATGTCCGGTGAATCTGCCGCCGATCAGGTGGGCCAGTTCATAGCGCTTGGCCAGGGAAACCCCCGTATGCAGCACGATCAGGCCTCCCCCTCCGCTCACATAGCTGAGCAGACCCGCTGTCTGCTGGGGGGAAACCGTTTCGTTCCATAGTTCATTATAGGCGATGCATAAATCGTAACCGGCCAGATGCTCGCTGAGCAGCAGCTTTTTATTCTCCGAGCACTGAACGATCAGCAGATCATTCAGAATCTCGCTGATTTGTTTGTCTACACCCTGCAGCGGATGGAACCGGGGATGAGTGTAATCGCCCAGCAGCAAACATTTTCTCTTGTCCATAGGTATCCTCCTCCTTGTCTCTATCTTGGATTATGGCACGTTGCTATTATTCTAAGTAAAAGTTCAGCGGATGTCCATTACCGGCAGGTTAAATGTCTGTGACCGGAGCCTTGCTTCAGGCTAGTTCAGGACTGCGGTTGCTACGCAATTTCTCACAATTGGAAACGGCTTCGCCGTCCTCAAAAGGACGGTATCCGTTTCAGTGAGAAATAGAAAGATAATTTATAGCGTGCAGCCTATAAATTCTTATCTTTTAAAAAAACAAATCCCGCCCACAAACGGAGCAGGATAACCGTCTTGCAGATCCCCCGCAGAAAATCGCAGCGGAACCCGGCTGAAAAATCAGCGGTTTGCCGCGACATAACGC carries:
- a CDS encoding ThuA domain-containing protein, which encodes MDKRKCLLLGDYTHPRFHPLQGVDKQISEILNDLLIVQCSENKKLLLSEHLAGYDLCIAYNELWNETVSPQQTAGLLSYVSGGGGLIVLHTGVSLAKRYELAHLIGGRFTGHPPYAPLNFKVMEHDITEGMEDFQLDEEPYRFEFDPFTEKTILLEYEYEGERLPAAWCHSYGLGRVVYIMPGHHEPSFRHPAVRELILRAATWAARIPR